The Methanobrevibacter sp. genome contains a region encoding:
- a CDS encoding molybdenum cofactor biosynthesis protein MoaE: MVVRVIEAKEDKVTTADLIADIKKSNKIDYSGAIFTFEGIVRGKEENMNLKKLILTTPDKEKTQEEIEKIVENAKIKYNVHEISVVHYIGEFYTGDSLFLVAVLGNHRGETLDALKEVIETVKYEVEFKKEEISEQGTKTILAGG, encoded by the coding sequence ATGGTTGTAAGAGTAATAGAAGCAAAGGAAGATAAAGTTACAACAGCTGATTTAATAGCTGATATTAAAAAAAGCAATAAAATTGATTATTCAGGAGCTATTTTCACCTTTGAAGGAATCGTGCGTGGAAAAGAAGAAAATATGAACCTGAAAAAATTAATTTTAACTACTCCCGATAAAGAAAAAACCCAAGAAGAAATTGAAAAGATAGTCGAAAACGCTAAAATCAAATACAATGTCCATGAGATTTCAGTTGTTCACTATATCGGTGAGTTTTATACTGGAGATTCATTGTTTTTAGTTGCAGTTTTAGGTAACCACAGAGGAGAAACTCTCGATGCATTAAAAGAAGTTATTGAAACTGTGAAATATGAAGTCGAATTTAAAAAAGAAGAAATATCAGAACAAGGAACAAAAACAATCCTTGCAGGAGGTTAA
- a CDS encoding molybdopterin-binding protein produces the protein MKLSARNQLNGKITNVDLGAVMANIKIEITEPNTITAVITKESAEKLGLAEGDDVTAIIKSTEVIIGK, from the coding sequence ATGAAACTTAGTGCAAGAAATCAATTAAATGGTAAAATTACAAATGTCGATTTAGGTGCTGTAATGGCTAATATTAAAATTGAGATCACCGAACCAAATACTATTACTGCGGTTATTACTAAGGAATCTGCTGAAAAGTTAGGTCTGGCTGAAGGTGATGATGTTACTGCAATAATTAAATCCACTGAAGTAATTATCGGTAAATAA
- a CDS encoding nicotinamide-nucleotide adenylyltransferase yields MQKSRAILIGRMQPVHNGHMQVINKILEEVDELIIGIGSAQISHEKKDPFTAGERIVMISQALADANVDPSRYYIIPMQDINFNAIWVSHVKMLTPPFSIVYTGNSLVKQLFKEEGFEVRQPPLYDRLHLSGTEVRRRIINDENWQELVPNATVDVMSEIEGVERMKNLSIKEISDI; encoded by the coding sequence ATGCAAAAATCCAGAGCAATACTAATTGGTAGAATGCAACCTGTTCACAATGGACACATGCAAGTTATCAATAAAATTTTAGAAGAAGTAGATGAGCTGATTATTGGAATTGGCAGTGCCCAAATCAGTCATGAGAAAAAAGACCCATTTACTGCAGGTGAGAGAATTGTAATGATAAGTCAAGCTTTAGCAGATGCGAATGTTGACCCATCAAGATATTACATTATCCCCATGCAGGATATTAATTTCAATGCCATTTGGGTTTCACACGTCAAAATGCTGACTCCCCCATTCTCAATTGTCTATACTGGAAATTCTTTAGTCAAACAGTTATTCAAAGAGGAAGGATTTGAGGTTAGGCAACCCCCACTTTATGACAGACTGCATCTATCCGGTACCGAAGTAAGGCGAAGAATTATTAATGATGAAAATTGGCAAGAGTTGGTTCCGAATGCAACAGTTGATGTTATGAGTGAAATTGAGGGTGTTGAAAGAATGAAAAACCTGTCAATCAAGGAAATTAGCGACATATAA
- a CDS encoding molybdopterin-binding protein yields the protein MKLSARNQLNGKITNIDLGAVMANIKIEVTDPSVITAVITKESAENLGLSEGDDVTAIIKSTEVIIGK from the coding sequence ATGAAGCTTAGTGCAAGAAATCAATTAAATGGTAAAATTACAAATATCGATTTAGGTGCCGTAATGGCTAATATTAAAATTGAAGTAACAGATCCAAGCGTTATCACTGCTGTCATTACTAAGGAATCTGCTGAGAATTTAGGTTTGAGTGAAGGTGATGATGTTACTGCAATAATTAAATCCACTGAAGTAATTATCGGAAAATAA